The Chordicoccus furentiruminis DNA window GCGGATTATCTATCTTGATTCTGAAACGCTGGACAAGATCAGTTTTGATGATATCGACAGGATGGAGAAAGAAGCAAGGGCAAAGACCGGGGAACAGCTGACGACGGAGGAGATGGAGCGATGGCTGAAAGATTGCGGAGCTGTCATGGAAGCAGAAAAAGCGGAGGAGAAGATGAAGGCAGAAAAACAGGCAGCAGAGAAAGCTGAGCATGAGAAAACTGCTGGACGGAAGACTGCCGATCAGAAGGGAGCCGGGCCCTCCGCAGATGTATCAAAACGCATCCTGGACATCATTAAAGAGGGGAAGCTAAGCGCGGGCCAGATCAACATCATCGTCCAGGCAATCCAGAACGGCTTTAACGAAGATGAGCTGGAGTATCTCTACTCCCTGACGATGGACAGTGAGCAGATGACCCGCGAATATGAACGAATCAGGAAGGAGAAAGCTGATGGCAAAGAATAAGGACATCCGGGAAGAGCTTTCGGAAAAGTACGGCATCACAGACGAAGGGGACATCGTATCCCTTACGGATTTGGAGATGCGGGAGGAGATCCTTCCGGAAGGTCATTCGGAAGAAGGGAAACGATGAGGCAATGCTTTGTAGTATACTGGTGGTGATTCGAAAAGAATAATGTTTATGGAAACCTGTTAAAACAGAAAAACGGAAAGATCAATGAAGAAGCTTAAGATTACATTTAATGCTCCGGTGACACTTGGCTTTGCACTTGCCAGCCTGGTTGTATTGGGGCTGAATATCCTTACCAGGGGACGCAACAATTCGCTACTGTTCTCGACTTATCATTCATCGCTGTTGTCTCCGTTGACCTACCTAAGATTCTTCACTCATGTGCTGGGACATAGCGGATGGCAGCATTATGCGGGAAATATGATGTACATCCTGCTCCTAGGACCTATGCTGGAAGAGAAGTATGGCTCGAAGAAAATCGGTTCTGCCATATTGATCACCGCAGCCGTGACAGGAGTTGTCAATTACATTTTCTTCCCCAATACTGTCCTTTGCGGCGCCAGCGGTGTCGTGTTTGCGTTCATTCTGCTGACTTCCTTCACAGGATTCCATGACGGGGAAATCCCGCTCAGCTTTATTCTGATTGCAATTATCTTCATCGGACAGCAGGTCGTTGATGGAATCTTTGTGAGGGATAACGTGTCCAACCTGTCACATATCATCGGCGGCATCGTTGGATCTGTAATCGGATACAACGTGAACAAGAGGTAAGGGTCATGATCGCGAACTATCATATGCATACCTGGCGATGCAATCATGCTACAGGCAACGAGCGCGAATATATCGAAGCGGCAATCGGACACTATCAGATCATAGGGTTCTCGGACCACACCCCGTACCCTTTTCCAGATGGGCTGGTTGATCCGGATAAGATGAGGATGAATCAGCTTGAGGATTATGTGGATACCATCCTGAAGCTCAGGGAGGAATATAAGGATGATATTGAGATCCACCTTGGGCTTGAGGTAGAATATTATCCGGCATATTTCGATGAACTTGTCAGGTATGCTTCCCGGTTTCCGATTGAGTACTTTCTGCTGGGGCAGCACTGGCTGGGTAACCGGTTCGGAGAACCATCATCTTTTGCAGAAACAAAGGATGAAAAGCTTTTGGAGCGGTATGTTACACAGGTGATTTGTGCGATGGAGACGGGATGTTTTACTTATCTGGCCCACCCCGATGTTCTTCACTTCACGGGAGATCCGGAGGCCTATGATTTCTGGATGAGAAAGCTCTGCAAAATGGCTAAACGTATGCAGATGCCCATGGAGATCAACCTGCTCGGAATAACAACACAACGTAATTATCCGAATCCCGCTTTCTGGAAGATCGCAGGAGAGGAAGGCTGCACCGCGATATTTGGAGCAGATGCCCATAGAGCAGATTTTGTGTGGAATCCTGAAGGGGTAAAAATAGCTGAGCAGATTGCGGCGGAGAATCATCTTCGGGTACTTCAAGCAGTGGAACTGAACAATCCGTTCAAGAAAATACCATGAGGTAGTGAATAAAGATGGGGAATCAGGCTGACTGCATCACAACACATTCCGGAATCCATATGAACCCGCTGGATCCGAAACCGGAAGATTTCCGGATCGAGGACATTGCGCATGCTCTGCCTCTGATCTGCCGTGGAAATGGTCATGTGAAGACTTTTTTCTCCGTGGGGCAGCATTGTATCAACTGTGCGCGGGAAGCGGAAGCTTTGTCTCTTCCGGACCGGATGATCCTGGCCTGCCTGCTTCACGACGCTTCCGAATGTTATATGTCGGATGTTCCGAGACCTTTCAAGAGAAACCTTCCGGGATACCGAGAAGCGGAAGATCATCTGCTTACCGTCCTGTATACGAAATTCCTTGGATCAAATCTGACAGAGGAAGAATACCTGCAGA harbors:
- a CDS encoding HD domain-containing protein, which codes for MGNQADCITTHSGIHMNPLDPKPEDFRIEDIAHALPLICRGNGHVKTFFSVGQHCINCAREAEALSLPDRMILACLLHDASECYMSDVPRPFKRNLPGYREAEDHLLTVLYTKFLGSNLTEEEYLQMKRIDNAMLWYDMHELLNEDIGPKPEIHIEISYGWRPFQEVEKEYLGIYHAISGATFPPS
- a CDS encoding rhomboid family intramembrane serine protease; protein product: MKKLKITFNAPVTLGFALASLVVLGLNILTRGRNNSLLFSTYHSSLLSPLTYLRFFTHVLGHSGWQHYAGNMMYILLLGPMLEEKYGSKKIGSAILITAAVTGVVNYIFFPNTVLCGASGVVFAFILLTSFTGFHDGEIPLSFILIAIIFIGQQVVDGIFVRDNVSNLSHIIGGIVGSVIGYNVNKR
- a CDS encoding histidinol-phosphatase — protein: MIANYHMHTWRCNHATGNEREYIEAAIGHYQIIGFSDHTPYPFPDGLVDPDKMRMNQLEDYVDTILKLREEYKDDIEIHLGLEVEYYPAYFDELVRYASRFPIEYFLLGQHWLGNRFGEPSSFAETKDEKLLERYVTQVICAMETGCFTYLAHPDVLHFTGDPEAYDFWMRKLCKMAKRMQMPMEINLLGITTQRNYPNPAFWKIAGEEGCTAIFGADAHRADFVWNPEGVKIAEQIAAENHLRVLQAVELNNPFKKIP